One Streptomyces formicae genomic window, CGCTTCCGGCACGTACTGGAGCGGATCGACGGACGCGTCGAGTGGGGCGTGAAGGTCTTTCTGGACAGCGAGGACGGGAGTGGGGGAGAGGTGGGCGGAGGGCCGCGGGAACCGGCGCGGGACAAGCCCCGTACCGGGCGGGACTATCTGCGGCAGCGGCGCAGTCAGCGTACGGCGCGGGAGGCGGGCTGGGAGCGTGCCGAGGGGTTCGCGCGGCGGCTGCACGAGACGCTGTCGCTGCGGTCGGACGACGCGCGGCTGCACGCCCCGCAGAACTCCGCGCTGTCCCGCGCGCCCGGCAGGAACGTCCTCAACGCCGCCTATCTGGTGCCCCGTTCGCACTCCGAGGAGTTCGTCGAGCTCGTGGACCGCACGAAGGACGAGGAGCGGGACACGACGGGTCTGCGGGTGGAGCTGACGGGGCCCTGGGCGGCGTACTCCTTCACCGGCGACTCCAGCGGCGATTCCAACGGCGACGAGATCGAAAGGGAGGACGGCGCATGACGGTCGTCGAGCGCCGTGAAGTCGCCCTGGTGGACCTGCTCGACCGGCTGCTCGCCGGTGGGGTCGTCATCGCGGGGGACATCACCCTGCGGATCGCGGACGTCGACCTCGTCCGCATCGATCTCAACGCCCTGATCAGCTCGGTGAACGAACAAGTGCCGTCGCCCTGGCCGGAGCTGGAGTGAAGGCCGGAGACGGAGCGAAGGAGTCAACCGTGGCCGCCGATCGCCGCAACCGCATGGACCTCGACCCCGACACCGTGGAGCGGGACCTGGTGAAACTGGTCCTGACCGTCGTCGAACTCCTCCGTCAGCTGATGGAGCGGCAGGCCGTGCGCCGCTTCGACACCGGTGATCTGACCGAGGACCAGGAGGAGCGCATCGGCCTCACGCTGATGCTCCTGGAGGATCGGATGGCGGAGCTCAGGGACCGGTACGGGTTGCGGCCCGAGGACCTGAATCTGGACCTCGGGCCGCTGGGCCCCCTGCTGCCCAGGGACTGACGGGCTCCGTGCCTCAACAGCCCTTGGGCGGGGGGTGGTTACCGCATGTGCCGACTACCACCTGTACCAACGGGACCTGGACCCCGTGGCGGTCGTGCTGCGCATCAGGAAGCCGAGCAGCCAGATGACGAGCACGGCGATGGCGATCCACCAGAGTACCTTCACGGCGAATCCCGCTCCGAAGAGGAGAAGGGCCAGCAGAAGGACCAGCAGAATAGGAACCATAGTGTCTACCTCCTGCCGACCGGGTGTCCCCAAACGACAGTTCTACGCGTCCCGTCGATGCCGCTCCTTCCGGCAGAGGACCTCGCCGTGCAGCACCGCGAACCAGGCGTCGTCCTGCTCGCCCCACTCCCGCCAGGCGTCGGAGACGGTCCGCAGGAGTTCCCCGTCCGCGTGGCCGCTCTCCACCGCGCGCTCGGCGTACGCGGAGGCGAGGGTGCGGTCCGCCCACAGGCCGCTCCACCAGGCGCGCTCGTCCGCGGAGGCGTAGCACCAGGTGGCGGCCGTCGCGGTGATGTCCGTGAAACCGGCCTCCAGGGCCCAGGACTTGAGACGGCGCCCCGCGTCGGGCTCGCCGCCGTTCGCACGGGCCACGCGCCGGTAGAGGTCCAGCCAGTCGTCCATGGCCGGGATGTCGGGGTACCAGGTCATCGCCGCGTAGTCCGAGTCGCGCACGGCCACGATGCCGCCCGGCTTGCAGACCCGCCGCATCTCGCGCAGCGCCCGCACCGGATCGCCCACGTGCTGGAGCACCTGGTGCGCGTGGACCACGCAGAAGCTGTCGTCGGGATAGTCCAGGTCGTGCACGTCGGCGACCGCGAACTCGACGTTGTCCAGGCCGCGTTCGGCGGCCGTGGCGCGTGCCTGGTCCAGGATGCCCGGCGCGTGGTCCACGCCCGTGACGTGGCCCTCGGGGACCAGCGCGGCCAGGTCGGCGGTGATGGTGCCGGGGCCGCAGCCGATGTCGAGGACGCGCATGTGCGGCTTCAGCGAACCCACGAGGTACGCGGCCGAGTTGGCGGCGGTGCGCCAGGTGTGCGAACGCAGCACGGACTCGTGGTGTCCGTGCGTGTAGACGGCGGTCTCCTTCGGCATGGCGGCAGCTCCTTCGGTGTGCGTGTGTCAGGAACCGTACGCCGCCATGCCGAATGATGAGACCCGCGTATCAATATGTGGTCAGACGGTCAGCGGACGGGCGACAGCGGCCGGTAGACGGTCAGCGCCTCCGGCAGCTTGTCCAGGAGCAGCGAGCCGTGGACGTGCCGCACCTCGCCGTCGTACGCGATCGCGGTGCCCGCTCCGAGGCCGTCCACCCGCAGCCGGGGCAGCCGCGCGGCCGCCTGGGCGGGGGAGCGCACCTCGGGTCCCGTCAGGGCGGCGGCGAGGAGCCGCGTGCCCGGCCTGCGCCCGCCGTGCACGATCCGCACGTCGAGCAGCCCGTCCGCCAGGTCGAGCCGGCGACCGGGGGTGAAGCCCGGCCTGTGGTACGTGCAGTTGCCCGCGAAGAGCAGCCACAGCGCCCGCTCCTTGCCGCGGAACTGGGCGACCATCGGCCGTTCGTCGGAGCGCAGCACCTTCAGCGCCGCGAGCACGGAGGCGGGCTTGCCGCCGACGCGGGGCCCCCAGCGCTCGCGCAGCCGCACCAGCTCCGGGTACACACCCAGGCTGAACGTGTTGAGGAAGTACCCCTCCACGGGCTGCTCCTGGGCCGGGTCCCCGGCCCCGCTCCTGAAGCGGCCCACGTCGACGGCGACCGCTTCCCCGGCCTCCACCGCGCGCGACAGGTCGCGGGCGTCCTCGACCCCGAGGTCGTACGCGAAGTGGTTGAGGGTGCCGCCCGGCAGCACCGCGAGGGGTATCCCGTGCTGGAGGGCGACCGTGGCCGCGGCGTTGACCGTGCCGTCGCCGCCGCAGACGCCGAGGACCCGTGCACGGGCCGCGGCCTTGCCCAACTCGGCGACCAGGTCGTCCGGTTCGGCGATGACGGTTTCCGCTTCCGGCAGCGCGGCGTGCAGCGACTTGACGCGGTCCGCGGTGCCCGCACCGGCGTTGGCGACCAGGACGAGGCCCGCGCCGCCCGGCAGGGCGGGAGCCTCCACGCGGGGACGTCCCGGCGGCGCGAGCTGGGCCCGCGTCGGCACCAGGCCGCGCACCGCGAACGCCGCGCCGACGCCGAGCGCCCCGCCCACCAGGACGTCGCTCGGAAAGTGCGCCCCGGTGTAGACGCGGGACGCCGCGACGGCGGCCGCGAGCGGCGCGACGGCCGCGCCCCAGGCCCGCGACTCCAGCGCCACGCCGGTCGCGAAGGCGGCGGCGGACGCCGAGTGGCCCGAGGGGAAGGACGTGGTGATCGGCTGCCGCTTGAGCTGCCTGATCAGCGGTACCGCGTCGAGCAGCGGCCGGGGACGGCGCACCGAGCGCTTGCCCAGGGTGTTGATGGTCGCCGACGCGAGGGCCAGCGAGGCCACACCGCGCAGCGCGGCGCGCCGGGCCCGCGGGGTGCGGGTCGCGGTGATGCCCGCGGCCACGGCGAACCACAGCACGCCGTGGTTGGCGCTCCGGCTGAGCCCGGGCAGCACGCGGTCGCCGCCCGGCCAGTGCCGGGCGGCGACCGCTTCGAACAGGCGGCGGTCGAACCCGACCAGCCGGGACTTGAGCGGGCTGTTCCCGGTCGCGGAAGGGGACAGGTCGAGGTCGGAGACGTCCGAGTAGTCAGGGCGCATGGACCCTCGCGTACCCAAAGCACCGCGATTCAGGCCACCGGTCCGCGCGCCCGCAGGTGGGAGCGGCGGGCGAGCCGGTGCGGCCCCGCGCGGAAACGGTTTGCCCGAGCGGTGCCCGGACCCGGAGAATCACCGCCATGGGACATCTGGAAGCCGCGCACCTCGAGTACTACTTGCCGGACGGGCGGGCGCTGCTCGGTGATGTCTCCTTCCGGGTCGGCGAGGGCGCGGTGGTCGCCCTGGTCGGGGCGAACGGCGCGGGCAAGACCACACTGCTCCGCCTGATCTCCGGCGAGCTCCAGCCGCACGGCGGCAGCGTCACCGTCAGCGGCGGGCTCGGTGTGATGCCGCAGTTCGTCGGCTCGGTGCGCGACGAGAGCACCGTGCGCGACCTGCTCGTCTCCGTCTCCACACCCCGCATCCGCGAGGCCGCGAAGGCCGTGGACGCGGCCGAGCACAAGATCATGACGGTCGACGACGAGGCCGCCCAGCTCCAGTACGCCCAGGCGCTCTCGGACTGGGCGGAGGTCCAGGGCTACGAGGCCGAGACGCTGTGGGACATCTGCACCACGGCCGCGCTCGGCGTGCCCTACGACAAGGCGCAGTTCCGCGAGGTCCGCACGCTCTCCGGCGGTGAGCAGAAGCGGCTCGTCCTGGAGTCGCTGCTGCGCGGTTCCGACGAGGTCCTGCTCCTGGACGAGCCGGACAACTACCTCGACGTACCCGGCAAGCGCTGGCTGGAGGAGCGGCTCAAGGAGACCCGCAAGACCGTCCTGTTCGTCTCGCACGACAGGGAGCTGCTCGCCCGCGCCGCCGAGAAGATCGTCAGCGTCG contains:
- a CDS encoding GvpL/GvpF family gas vesicle protein — encoded protein: MSDANDDLRYVYAVCHPLTAPLAADLTGVGGVPPRQVSHEGLTALVGAVPVRDFAAEPLRAHLEDLDWLAETARAHQRVIAALTTVTCPLPLRLATVFRDDSGVRAMLQDGSERFRHVLERIDGRVEWGVKVFLDSEDGSGGEVGGGPREPARDKPRTGRDYLRQRRSQRTAREAGWERAEGFARRLHETLSLRSDDARLHAPQNSALSRAPGRNVLNAAYLVPRSHSEEFVELVDRTKDEERDTTGLRVELTGPWAAYSFTGDSSGDSNGDEIEREDGA
- a CDS encoding gas vesicle protein, which encodes MTVVERREVALVDLLDRLLAGGVVIAGDITLRIADVDLVRIDLNALISSVNEQVPSPWPELE
- a CDS encoding gas vesicle protein K encodes the protein MDLDPDTVERDLVKLVLTVVELLRQLMERQAVRRFDTGDLTEDQEERIGLTLMLLEDRMAELRDRYGLRPEDLNLDLGPLGPLLPRD
- a CDS encoding hydrophobic protein, with the translated sequence MVPILLVLLLALLLFGAGFAVKVLWWIAIAVLVIWLLGFLMRSTTATGSRSRWYRW
- a CDS encoding class I SAM-dependent methyltransferase, with translation MPKETAVYTHGHHESVLRSHTWRTAANSAAYLVGSLKPHMRVLDIGCGPGTITADLAALVPEGHVTGVDHAPGILDQARATAAERGLDNVEFAVADVHDLDYPDDSFCVVHAHQVLQHVGDPVRALREMRRVCKPGGIVAVRDSDYAAMTWYPDIPAMDDWLDLYRRVARANGGEPDAGRRLKSWALEAGFTDITATAATWCYASADERAWWSGLWADRTLASAYAERAVESGHADGELLRTVSDAWREWGEQDDAWFAVLHGEVLCRKERHRRDA
- a CDS encoding bifunctional phosphatase PAP2/diacylglycerol kinase family protein, which gives rise to MRPDYSDVSDLDLSPSATGNSPLKSRLVGFDRRLFEAVAARHWPGGDRVLPGLSRSANHGVLWFAVAAGITATRTPRARRAALRGVASLALASATINTLGKRSVRRPRPLLDAVPLIRQLKRQPITTSFPSGHSASAAAFATGVALESRAWGAAVAPLAAAVAASRVYTGAHFPSDVLVGGALGVGAAFAVRGLVPTRAQLAPPGRPRVEAPALPGGAGLVLVANAGAGTADRVKSLHAALPEAETVIAEPDDLVAELGKAAARARVLGVCGGDGTVNAAATVALQHGIPLAVLPGGTLNHFAYDLGVEDARDLSRAVEAGEAVAVDVGRFRSGAGDPAQEQPVEGYFLNTFSLGVYPELVRLRERWGPRVGGKPASVLAALKVLRSDERPMVAQFRGKERALWLLFAGNCTYHRPGFTPGRRLDLADGLLDVRIVHGGRRPGTRLLAAALTGPEVRSPAQAAARLPRLRVDGLGAGTAIAYDGEVRHVHGSLLLDKLPEALTVYRPLSPVR